The Pelodiscus sinensis isolate JC-2024 chromosome 5, ASM4963464v1, whole genome shotgun sequence genome includes a region encoding these proteins:
- the LOC102444570 gene encoding protein FAM47E-like isoform X2, whose protein sequence is MPSKYFQERDKRRFSDSLNSQRWRFLKRGLDDFRSGFPPPTGNIILCGTKGPAPIVLGNLTSDATRMARNKGRKKCTKIQVSPSKLSPLQKARRDLIAQTEYCLSQHPLALYPHLEDSVPPELFEEVVAILDPEMHVNNEAGYKDCDGESHTPQKLQPQQEGEGESKEMSSKPSALKKAKGKNAQYTYLSKKEVAAREKKASLSYSPLLDENVRRVTKEFCDWVASLEGEKYKVDEATILSLFDTRYESKPVLSVPIHVVELHNVPAELRKYVSVSPPSTAVKSPLHTRCHPCLAKDPSQPKREKIRYGAWYLEPKTWRKQRANEPLEDPNATVDTFQILRNQLSAKDAEFMQLHGTRAFQEFLERKGYRKPAFLLQMLAAQDANRAQEWTSKGFKKESLKKPEGIREGSSSTIVN, encoded by the exons ATGCCATCTAAGTACTTCCAAGAACGCGACAAACGGAGGTTCTCCGATTCCCTTAACAGCCAGCGCTGGAGATTCTTGAAAAGGGGCCTGGATGATTTCAGGAGTGGTTTCCCACCGCCTACGGGCAACATCATCCTTTGTGGCACAAAGGGGCCTGCACCAATTGTGCTGGGTAATCTCACATCTGATGCTACACGCATGGCCCGGAACAAGGGAAGGAAAAAATGCACCAAAATCCAAGTCAGCCCTTCAAAGCTCAGTCCGTTGCAGAAAGCCAGGAGAGATCTCATTGCACAGACAGAATACTGCCTGAGCCAACACCCTCTAGCTCTCTACCCTCATCTGGAAGACAGTGTCCCTCCAGAG CTTTTCGAGGAGGTTGTGGCCATTCTGGACCCTGAGATGCACGTGAATAATGAAGCTGGATACAAGGACTGTGACGGGGAGAGCCACACTCCTCAGAAACTTCAGccccagcaggagggggaaggggaaagtaaAGAAATGTCTTCCAAGCCATCAGCACT CAAGAAGGCCAAAGGCAAGAATGCACAGTACACCTACCTGTCCAAGAAAGAGGTAGCAGCAAGAGAAAAGAAAGCCAGTCTGAGCTACAGTCCTCTGCTAGATGAAAATGTAAGGCGAGTGACTAAGGAGTTTTGTGACTGGGTGGCTTCTCTG gaAGGCGAAAAATACAAGGTAGACGAAGCCACCATTCTGAGCTTGTTTGACACTAGATATGAAAGCAAGCCAGTGCTTTCTGTGCCCATCCATGTTGTGGAACTACACAATGTACCAGCAGAACTGAGAAAGTATGTGAGTGTTTCACCTCCATCGACTGCTGTCAAGAGTCCTCTTCACACCAGATGCCACCCATGCCTTGCCAAG GACCCATCCCAACCAAAACGGGAGAAGATCAGATATGGCGCCTGGTACCTTGAACCAAAAACATGGAGAAAACAAAGAGCAAATGAACCTTTAGAGGATCCAAATGCAACAGTTGATACCTTTCAGATTTTAAGGAACCAGCTTAGTGCAAAG GATGCAGAATTCATGCAGCTCCATGGAACACGGGCTTTTCAGGAATTCCTCGAAAGGAAAGGCTACCGGAAGCCTGCA TTTCTTCTGCAGATGCTGGCTGCCCAGGATGCTAACAGAGCACAAGAGTGGACTTCAAAGGGCTTCAAGAAAGAATCTCTGAAGAAACCTGAAGGGATCAGAGAAGGTTCTTCCTCCACAATTGTTAATTAA
- the LOC102444570 gene encoding protein FAM47E-like isoform X1, whose protein sequence is MPSKYFQERDKRRFSDSLNSQRWRFLKRGLDDFRSGFPPPTGNIILCGTKGPAPIVLGNLTSDATRMARNKGRKKCTKIQVSPSKLSPLQKARRDLIAQTEYCLSQHPLALYPHLEDSVPPELFEEVVAILDPEMHVNNEAGYKDCDGESHTPQKLQPQQEGEGESKEMSSKPSALSKKAKGKNAQYTYLSKKEVAAREKKASLSYSPLLDENVRRVTKEFCDWVASLEGEKYKVDEATILSLFDTRYESKPVLSVPIHVVELHNVPAELRKYVSVSPPSTAVKSPLHTRCHPCLAKDPSQPKREKIRYGAWYLEPKTWRKQRANEPLEDPNATVDTFQILRNQLSAKDAEFMQLHGTRAFQEFLERKGYRKPAFLLQMLAAQDANRAQEWTSKGFKKESLKKPEGIREGSSSTIVN, encoded by the exons ATGCCATCTAAGTACTTCCAAGAACGCGACAAACGGAGGTTCTCCGATTCCCTTAACAGCCAGCGCTGGAGATTCTTGAAAAGGGGCCTGGATGATTTCAGGAGTGGTTTCCCACCGCCTACGGGCAACATCATCCTTTGTGGCACAAAGGGGCCTGCACCAATTGTGCTGGGTAATCTCACATCTGATGCTACACGCATGGCCCGGAACAAGGGAAGGAAAAAATGCACCAAAATCCAAGTCAGCCCTTCAAAGCTCAGTCCGTTGCAGAAAGCCAGGAGAGATCTCATTGCACAGACAGAATACTGCCTGAGCCAACACCCTCTAGCTCTCTACCCTCATCTGGAAGACAGTGTCCCTCCAGAG CTTTTCGAGGAGGTTGTGGCCATTCTGGACCCTGAGATGCACGTGAATAATGAAGCTGGATACAAGGACTGTGACGGGGAGAGCCACACTCCTCAGAAACTTCAGccccagcaggagggggaaggggaaagtaaAGAAATGTCTTCCAAGCCATCAGCACT CAGCAAGAAGGCCAAAGGCAAGAATGCACAGTACACCTACCTGTCCAAGAAAGAGGTAGCAGCAAGAGAAAAGAAAGCCAGTCTGAGCTACAGTCCTCTGCTAGATGAAAATGTAAGGCGAGTGACTAAGGAGTTTTGTGACTGGGTGGCTTCTCTG gaAGGCGAAAAATACAAGGTAGACGAAGCCACCATTCTGAGCTTGTTTGACACTAGATATGAAAGCAAGCCAGTGCTTTCTGTGCCCATCCATGTTGTGGAACTACACAATGTACCAGCAGAACTGAGAAAGTATGTGAGTGTTTCACCTCCATCGACTGCTGTCAAGAGTCCTCTTCACACCAGATGCCACCCATGCCTTGCCAAG GACCCATCCCAACCAAAACGGGAGAAGATCAGATATGGCGCCTGGTACCTTGAACCAAAAACATGGAGAAAACAAAGAGCAAATGAACCTTTAGAGGATCCAAATGCAACAGTTGATACCTTTCAGATTTTAAGGAACCAGCTTAGTGCAAAG GATGCAGAATTCATGCAGCTCCATGGAACACGGGCTTTTCAGGAATTCCTCGAAAGGAAAGGCTACCGGAAGCCTGCA TTTCTTCTGCAGATGCTGGCTGCCCAGGATGCTAACAGAGCACAAGAGTGGACTTCAAAGGGCTTCAAGAAAGAATCTCTGAAGAAACCTGAAGGGATCAGAGAAGGTTCTTCCTCCACAATTGTTAATTAA